Proteins encoded in a region of the Devosia sp. RR2S18 genome:
- a CDS encoding glycoside hydrolase family 3 N-terminal domain-containing protein codes for MSATAPLALFVGMPGHELSSSEQSFFRETNPFGLFLFKRNLDSPDQIRRMVDQFRTAVSRDDAPVYIDQEGGRVQRLDNGNWPLFRDLGSFGALARKDLELGKYALRQSTLAMGAMMRELGLGSGTTPVVDLARTGTHNVIGSRSFGDDPALVAELGRVVLDAMLEVGSMPIMKHIPGYGRVSVDPHFDCPVVDATIDEMTDTDFGPFIALKDSPWAMVAHLIFTRIDAERPASVSPVVHDLIRDQLGFDGVIVTDCLTMEALSGSWPERVRAALDAGYDLALHSQGDLAASEAAAKAAGPMTTHSLDRVARAQARLGNRQVDVRALHAEVEQIFRENGFA; via the coding sequence ATGTCCGCCACTGCGCCCCTCGCCCTCTTTGTTGGTATGCCCGGCCACGAACTCTCCAGCAGCGAGCAATCTTTTTTTCGGGAAACCAATCCCTTCGGGCTCTTCCTGTTCAAGCGCAATCTCGACAGTCCCGACCAGATCCGCCGCATGGTCGATCAGTTCCGCACTGCGGTCAGCCGCGATGACGCGCCAGTCTATATCGACCAGGAAGGCGGCCGGGTGCAGCGCCTCGATAATGGCAATTGGCCCCTTTTCCGGGATCTGGGCAGCTTCGGCGCTCTCGCCCGCAAGGATCTCGAGCTCGGCAAATATGCCTTGCGTCAGTCGACCCTCGCCATGGGCGCCATGATGAGGGAGCTGGGCCTGGGCAGTGGCACCACCCCCGTGGTGGACCTGGCGCGCACAGGCACCCACAACGTCATCGGCAGCCGCTCATTCGGTGATGACCCAGCGCTTGTCGCCGAACTCGGCCGGGTTGTCCTCGATGCCATGCTTGAAGTGGGCTCCATGCCGATCATGAAACACATCCCCGGCTACGGTCGCGTCTCGGTGGATCCGCACTTCGACTGTCCTGTCGTGGACGCCACCATTGATGAGATGACGGACACTGACTTCGGTCCTTTCATCGCCCTTAAGGATAGTCCCTGGGCCATGGTCGCGCACCTGATCTTCACTCGGATCGACGCTGAGCGCCCTGCCTCAGTCTCCCCCGTCGTTCATGATCTAATCCGCGATCAGCTGGGTTTTGACGGCGTTATTGTTACCGATTGCCTCACCATGGAGGCGCTATCCGGCAGCTGGCCGGAACGTGTCCGCGCCGCACTCGACGCCGGCTACGATTTGGCGCTTCATAGCCAAGGCGATCTCGCCGCCAGCGAGGCTGCCGCCAAGGCCGCAGGTCCGATGACCACCCACAGCCTCGATCGTGTCGCGCGTGCCCAGGCCCGCCTTGGCAACCGCCAGGTCGACGTCCGGGCGCTCCACGCCGAGGTGGAACAAATTTTCAGGGAGAACGGCTTCGCCTGA
- a CDS encoding MurR/RpiR family transcriptional regulator has protein sequence MSILKLLEAKLGAMTQADRQIAQYIIDHPDLMVNLSSAALAQATGRSQSSVVKFSQKLGYAGYQQLKLAVNKAKAIEWHAPGGVIHGTIEASDSYMTILQKLTGSKLLSMRETSAANSEHTIDLALEALADARRIQLAGVGASSLVARDFSYKLLKLGRSVLLDSDTHIQISNASALTSADVLIALSHSGRSVETLRIAELAKARGATIISVTGMQPNPLLDLAHLHLFTVGDEERVRSSAITSRDAQLMLTDMLFILLLRRQSDAHDYIHRSETAVTVLKV, from the coding sequence ATGTCGATCTTGAAACTTCTTGAAGCCAAACTGGGAGCCATGACGCAGGCCGATCGCCAAATTGCGCAGTACATTATCGACCACCCTGACCTCATGGTGAACCTGTCCTCGGCGGCGCTTGCCCAAGCGACCGGACGCAGTCAATCCAGTGTGGTGAAGTTCAGCCAGAAGCTCGGCTATGCCGGATATCAGCAGTTGAAGCTGGCAGTGAACAAGGCCAAAGCTATCGAGTGGCACGCCCCCGGAGGTGTCATTCACGGCACCATAGAAGCCAGCGACAGCTATATGACGATCCTGCAGAAGTTGACAGGATCCAAACTGCTCTCGATGCGGGAAACGTCTGCCGCCAATAGTGAGCACACCATCGACTTGGCACTGGAAGCGCTTGCTGATGCCCGCCGCATCCAGTTGGCAGGGGTGGGGGCTTCCTCTCTCGTCGCCCGAGATTTCTCCTATAAACTCCTGAAGCTAGGCCGTTCTGTCCTTTTGGACAGCGACACTCACATCCAGATCTCGAATGCCTCGGCGCTTACTTCTGCAGATGTGCTGATCGCGCTTTCTCATTCGGGTCGCAGTGTGGAGACCCTGCGCATTGCCGAACTTGCCAAGGCGCGCGGTGCCACAATCATCTCGGTCACAGGAATGCAGCCCAACCCTTTGCTGGACCTCGCCCATCTTCATCTGTTCACCGTGGGCGACGAGGAGAGGGTGCGGTCATCGGCGATCACCTCCCGGGACGCGCAACTGATGCTGACCGACATGCTCTTCATCCTGCTGCTGCGTCGGCAGTCCGATGCTCACGACTACATTCACCGCAGCGAAACCGCGGTAACCGTCCTCAAGGTGTAG
- a CDS encoding ABC transporter ATP-binding protein, protein MAQLSLRDIRKSFRNTDVLHGIDLEIGDREFVVFVGPSGCGKSTLLRLIAGLDPLSGGEFLLNGRRMNDVPPSRRGIAMVFQSYALYPHMDVYENMAFGARLMGLDKAEVEARIAEAARMLRLEPLLQRKPRELSGGQRQRVAIGRALVRKPEVFLLDEPLSNLDAALRSEVRLEIARLHRQIGGTMIYVTHDQVEAMTLADKIVVMNLGRIEQVGSPRELYETPTNTFVASFIGSPRMTLVHVRRDGDRLAIVDGGAVFAGALPDVPALKLGLRSDAVSLSRDALDDGFTGEVVYTEYLGDNAYVYVRLADGTLLAARTGPDEIFEPDERVAVVVDPGAVHLFSAEDGRRLTP, encoded by the coding sequence TTGGCTCAACTCTCGCTCCGGGACATCAGGAAGAGCTTCCGGAATACCGATGTGCTTCATGGCATCGATCTGGAAATCGGCGATCGTGAGTTCGTCGTCTTCGTTGGCCCATCCGGCTGCGGCAAGTCGACCCTGTTGCGGCTGATTGCAGGCCTGGATCCACTTTCGGGCGGCGAATTCCTTCTGAACGGCCGTCGCATGAACGACGTACCGCCTTCGCGTCGCGGTATCGCCATGGTGTTCCAGTCCTACGCACTTTATCCGCATATGGACGTCTACGAAAACATGGCGTTCGGCGCCCGCCTTATGGGGCTCGACAAGGCTGAAGTCGAAGCCCGCATTGCTGAGGCAGCGCGGATGTTGCGGCTGGAGCCGCTTTTGCAGCGCAAGCCGCGGGAACTTTCGGGTGGCCAGCGCCAGCGCGTCGCCATCGGTCGGGCGCTGGTCCGCAAGCCCGAAGTTTTTCTGCTCGATGAACCACTCTCCAATCTTGATGCGGCATTGCGCTCCGAAGTTCGGCTGGAGATTGCTCGTCTGCATCGTCAGATCGGCGGCACGATGATCTACGTCACTCACGACCAGGTCGAAGCCATGACCTTGGCCGACAAAATCGTGGTGATGAACTTGGGACGCATCGAACAGGTCGGTTCGCCCCGTGAGCTCTACGAGACCCCAACCAACACCTTTGTCGCCAGCTTTATCGGTTCACCACGCATGACGCTGGTCCATGTGCGGCGTGATGGCGATCGCCTGGCGATTGTAGATGGTGGCGCAGTATTTGCGGGGGCGCTACCTGACGTGCCGGCGCTCAAGCTTGGCCTACGTTCAGATGCCGTCTCGCTGAGCAGGGACGCTCTTGACGACGGCTTTACCGGCGAGGTCGTCTATACCGAATATCTGGGCGACAACGCCTATGTTTATGTTCGCCTGGCCGACGGTACGCTGCTTGCTGCGCGCACCGGGCCCGACGAGATCTTCGAGCCTGACGAGCGGGTGGCTGTCGTGGTCGACCCGGGTGCAGTGCATCTGTTTTCCGCCGAGGATGGCCGGCGGCTGACGCCTTAG
- a CDS encoding ABC transporter permease → MTFLLRRLAFYLAAFLAAATINFFLPRLMPGDPIEIMFSSAGSELSLENLNALKLTFGFIDAPLHEQYLAYLQSVFSGDLGRSIKYFPLPVTDLLARALVWTLGLVGFATLISFTLGTLLGITAAWRRGSRFDSIVSLLSIFTSSVPAVVVALITLFVFGYTLRWFPNGYAADPLLDPAFSWTYISSVLYHGTLPMLTMITVLTGGFTVTMRNNMINLLGEDYIVMGRAKGLAEQRVMLLYAARNALLPTVSSLAIAIGTVLGGALVVEVVFNYPGMGNTLYQAILARDYPVIQGQLLIMTGAMLISNFIVDLSYVLLDPRLKKA, encoded by the coding sequence ATGACCTTCCTGCTGCGCCGCCTGGCCTTCTACCTCGCGGCATTCCTTGCTGCCGCGACGATCAATTTCTTCCTCCCCCGCCTCATGCCGGGCGACCCCATCGAGATCATGTTCTCGAGCGCCGGCAGCGAGCTGTCGCTGGAAAATCTCAATGCGCTCAAGCTCACCTTCGGCTTCATCGATGCACCACTGCATGAGCAATATCTGGCCTATCTCCAGAGCGTCTTCAGCGGCGATCTGGGTCGCTCGATCAAATACTTCCCGCTTCCGGTTACCGACCTTCTCGCCCGCGCCCTGGTCTGGACGCTGGGCCTCGTTGGTTTTGCCACGCTGATCAGCTTCACATTGGGCACCCTCCTCGGCATCACCGCCGCCTGGCGCCGCGGCAGCCGCTTCGACTCCATCGTCTCGCTGCTGTCGATCTTTACGAGTTCGGTCCCCGCCGTTGTCGTCGCGCTGATCACGCTCTTTGTTTTTGGTTACACACTGCGCTGGTTCCCCAATGGCTATGCCGCCGATCCCCTGCTCGATCCGGCCTTTTCATGGACCTATATTTCCAGCGTGCTGTATCACGGCACCCTTCCCATGCTGACCATGATCACCGTCCTGACTGGCGGCTTCACCGTCACTATGCGCAACAACATGATCAACCTTCTGGGCGAAGACTATATCGTCATGGGTCGAGCCAAGGGCCTGGCCGAGCAGCGCGTCATGCTGCTTTACGCCGCGCGCAACGCGCTCCTGCCCACCGTATCGAGCCTTGCCATTGCTATCGGCACCGTTTTGGGCGGCGCACTCGTGGTCGAGGTCGTGTTCAATTATCCCGGCATGGGCAACACGCTATATCAGGCTATCCTTGCGCGCGATTACCCGGTGATCCAGGGCCAGCTCCTGATCATGACCGGCGCCATGCTGATTTCCAACTTCATCGTCGATCTCAGCTATGTGCTGCTCGATCCGCGCCTCAAGAAGGCTTGA
- a CDS encoding ABC transporter substrate-binding protein has product MHKLNLLAAASVAVLGLAAPASAQDSGNVLTLASEQVTTFVRNFNPFSQTSARYTTQDFMYEPLVVFNRLKGNEPNYRLAESFELADDLMSITFTLREDLKWSDGEDFTADDVLFTYEYIKEHPALDFISISAQLASVEKVDDRTVRFNLNEPNSLIANTIVGMPIVPEHIWSEVTDPVTFANENPVGSGPMTEITRFTPQVYEQCRNPHYWDADNLDVDCLRMPQLADNPQVLAALAEGNLDWGTSFIPDIDNTFVARDPEHHKYWFTPSSLVSLQMSQVSPDENARKAFNDVNFRRAVSMLIDRETIVDIAGYGYPLVNQDPSGLGELYASFANPEVQTQFGQYGRFDLEAGIALLEESGYVDADGDGYRDNPDGTPLELDFKVPNGWTDWIDAVQLSMETLQEAGINVSMSTPEAAVWTSDLIAGNFELTLNALSATANPYLPYIRSFNPDDFGKSRFTAARWENPEVVELLGRYTQVKDPAEQKSIMDEIQMIVAEALPIIPIYNSPAFYQYNTTRWTGWADAENPKYSPVVSVTNPTRLLQLLDLEPVAE; this is encoded by the coding sequence ATGCACAAACTGAACTTACTGGCGGCAGCGTCCGTCGCCGTGCTCGGCCTGGCCGCGCCGGCCAGCGCCCAGGACAGCGGCAATGTGCTGACCCTCGCCTCCGAGCAGGTCACCACCTTCGTGCGCAATTTCAACCCCTTCAGCCAGACATCGGCCCGCTACACGACGCAGGACTTCATGTACGAGCCGCTGGTGGTGTTCAACCGCCTCAAGGGCAATGAACCGAACTACCGTCTGGCCGAAAGCTTTGAGCTGGCCGACGATTTGATGTCCATCACCTTCACCCTGCGCGAAGACCTCAAATGGTCCGATGGCGAAGACTTCACCGCCGACGATGTCCTCTTCACCTATGAGTACATCAAGGAGCATCCGGCGCTGGACTTCATCTCCATCTCGGCGCAGCTCGCCTCGGTGGAAAAAGTCGACGACCGCACTGTCCGTTTCAATCTCAACGAACCCAATTCGCTGATCGCCAACACCATTGTCGGCATGCCCATCGTGCCCGAGCACATCTGGTCCGAAGTCACAGATCCGGTCACCTTCGCCAACGAAAACCCCGTGGGCTCCGGCCCGATGACCGAGATCACCCGCTTCACCCCGCAGGTTTACGAGCAGTGCCGTAACCCGCACTATTGGGATGCCGATAACCTCGACGTCGATTGCCTGCGCATGCCACAGCTCGCCGACAATCCCCAGGTGCTCGCAGCATTGGCCGAAGGCAACCTCGATTGGGGTACCAGTTTTATTCCGGACATCGACAACACCTTCGTCGCCAGGGATCCGGAACACCACAAATACTGGTTCACGCCTTCCAGCCTCGTTTCGCTGCAGATGTCGCAGGTTTCGCCTGACGAAAACGCCCGTAAGGCCTTCAACGACGTCAATTTCCGCCGCGCCGTCAGCATGCTGATCGACCGCGAAACCATCGTCGACATTGCCGGATATGGCTATCCGCTCGTCAACCAGGATCCATCGGGCCTGGGCGAGCTCTATGCGTCCTTTGCCAATCCGGAAGTGCAAACCCAGTTCGGCCAATATGGCCGGTTTGATCTTGAAGCCGGCATCGCCCTGCTTGAAGAGTCCGGCTATGTCGACGCCGATGGTGACGGCTACCGCGACAATCCCGACGGCACACCGCTGGAGCTCGATTTCAAGGTTCCCAATGGCTGGACCGATTGGATCGATGCGGTGCAACTGTCCATGGAGACCTTGCAGGAAGCGGGCATCAACGTCTCGATGTCCACGCCGGAAGCTGCCGTCTGGACTTCGGACCTCATTGCCGGCAATTTCGAGCTGACGCTTAATGCGCTGTCGGCGACCGCCAATCCCTACCTGCCCTATATCCGCTCCTTCAATCCGGACGATTTTGGCAAGAGCCGCTTCACTGCGGCCCGCTGGGAAAACCCCGAGGTCGTGGAACTGCTGGGTCGCTACACCCAGGTCAAGGATCCTGCTGAGCAGAAATCGATCATGGACGAGATCCAGATGATCGTCGCCGAAGCGCTGCCGATCATTCCGATCTACAATAGCCCGGCCTTCTATCAGTACAACACCACCCGTTGGACCGGCTGGGCCGATGCCGAAAACCCGAAATATTCTCCGGTCGTTTCGGTCACCAACCCCACCCGCCTGCTGCAGCTACTCGATCTCGAGCCGGTTGCTGAATAA
- a CDS encoding carbohydrate ABC transporter permease, with protein MTATTSDAVTTTGYYDQKGLLGTLGRDGLLQIILIANTVLMLAPIVIMVFSAFKTTPQIFQSPFGIPDFTQLGNFVRIWTETNFLRYLLNSFFVTGTSMVLILTLGTMAAYAIGRYQFTGSAFILMFFLAGLTLPLKLAIIPLFMLLRDLSILNNQLSLIFVYTAMGLPTTVFIMTGFIRTLPSELEDAARMDGASEARIMWSIMLPLVRPAMVIAGIQNVVPIWNDFFFPLVFIQNDNLKTLPQGLTTFMGEYTTDWGVLFSGLTLSAAPIIIIYIVLSKQFISGMTSGAVK; from the coding sequence ATGACCGCCACCACAAGCGACGCCGTGACTACAACGGGCTACTACGACCAGAAGGGTCTCCTGGGAACCTTGGGGCGTGACGGTCTGCTGCAGATCATCCTAATCGCCAATACGGTGCTGATGCTGGCCCCGATCGTCATCATGGTCTTTTCGGCGTTCAAGACCACGCCGCAGATCTTTCAATCTCCCTTTGGTATCCCTGACTTCACCCAGCTGGGCAATTTCGTCCGGATCTGGACCGAGACCAACTTTTTACGCTACCTGCTGAACTCGTTCTTTGTCACTGGCACCTCCATGGTGCTGATCCTGACCTTGGGGACCATGGCTGCCTACGCGATCGGGCGCTATCAGTTCACCGGATCGGCCTTCATCTTGATGTTCTTTCTGGCGGGGCTGACCTTGCCGCTGAAGCTGGCCATCATTCCCTTGTTCATGCTGTTGCGGGACCTCTCGATCCTCAACAATCAGTTGAGCCTTATATTCGTTTATACGGCCATGGGCTTGCCCACGACCGTCTTCATCATGACCGGATTCATCCGGACGCTGCCAAGCGAGCTGGAGGATGCAGCGCGAATGGATGGCGCGAGCGAAGCACGGATCATGTGGTCGATCATGCTTCCTTTGGTGCGCCCCGCCATGGTCATTGCAGGAATCCAGAACGTGGTTCCCATCTGGAACGACTTCTTTTTCCCTCTGGTCTTCATTCAGAACGATAACCTCAAGACCCTGCCGCAGGGGCTGACCACCTTCATGGGTGAGTACACGACTGACTGGGGTGTGCTGTTTTCCGGGCTGACACTATCGGCGGCCCCGAT
- the murQ gene encoding N-acetylmuramic acid 6-phosphate etherase: protein MAKSTLVAELEHLVSESRNPDTMQIDLMSTPQILAAMNAEDAKVPDAVKMVLPQIAAAVDRIVEAFRQGGRLIYMGAGTSGRLGVLDASECPPTFGVPEGMVVGLIAGGDRALRHPIEGAEDNPGEGRRDLERIDATAQDVVVGIAVSGRTPYVIGAIDYAGSIGATTVALSCNPGSAIDRMADIAISPVVGPEALTGSTRLKSGTAQKLVLNMLTTASMIRIGKTYENLMVDVSVSNEKLAARAVRILVEASGCSPDQAETYLEKSRNNVKLAILMALTGMTAQEGEIALQSAGGFLRRAAGEHQPRATG, encoded by the coding sequence ATGGCAAAAAGCACCCTGGTCGCAGAACTTGAACATCTCGTGTCCGAGTCTCGCAACCCCGACACCATGCAGATCGATCTGATGTCGACGCCGCAGATACTTGCAGCTATGAACGCTGAAGATGCGAAAGTGCCCGACGCCGTTAAGATGGTTCTGCCGCAGATTGCCGCTGCAGTCGACCGCATCGTCGAGGCGTTTCGTCAGGGTGGTCGGCTTATCTATATGGGCGCGGGGACCAGCGGCCGTCTTGGCGTACTCGACGCGTCGGAATGCCCGCCGACCTTTGGCGTGCCCGAAGGCATGGTGGTCGGCCTCATCGCTGGCGGTGACCGGGCCCTGCGGCATCCGATCGAAGGGGCAGAGGACAATCCCGGCGAAGGCAGACGGGATCTTGAGCGGATTGACGCCACTGCGCAGGATGTTGTCGTTGGCATCGCGGTCAGTGGTCGCACACCCTATGTCATCGGTGCCATCGACTACGCGGGCAGTATCGGTGCCACGACGGTAGCCCTCTCGTGCAATCCCGGGTCAGCCATTGACCGTATGGCCGACATCGCCATTTCACCGGTTGTGGGTCCCGAAGCCCTCACCGGGTCGACGCGCCTCAAGTCCGGCACGGCGCAGAAGCTGGTGCTGAACATGCTGACGACGGCCAGCATGATCCGCATCGGCAAGACCTACGAGAACCTAATGGTCGATGTGTCGGTGAGCAACGAGAAGCTTGCCGCGCGCGCGGTCCGCATCCTCGTGGAGGCGAGCGGCTGTTCTCCTGACCAGGCCGAGACTTACCTCGAAAAAAGCCGGAATAACGTGAAGCTGGCGATCCTAATGGCATTGACCGGGATGACCGCACAGGAGGGCGAGATCGCCTTGCAAAGCGCTGGCGGATTCCTGCGTCGAGCCGCGGGCGAACACCAGCCCAGAGCAACCGGTTAA
- a CDS encoding carbohydrate ABC transporter permease, whose protein sequence is MPHLRMTGRGLWITALVVPPLAFVALFIVYPIVSAFAYAFFDWQGLRRGDFVGLENFHTVLFVEPYRSWTLNAFKNNVIVFFALMVLQNGLGFLLAYALWRELPGARFHRVAVFLPVVLSTVIVGYLFKLFLHPLFGVVNITLRGVGLDWLAQPWLGQSDTALFSLIAAQAWHMVGFPTLVFLAGMQRIPSEVLDAVRMETQSEWVKITKIVWPLVAPSATIVFTLLFVGAFNWFELPYIMAGLDGSPFGSTDVLGLYFYRTAFGNVSAGQQNFGLGSALAVLIFVFIAFVATFITIRLRAREIQV, encoded by the coding sequence ATGCCTCACCTTCGGATGACGGGCCGCGGCCTGTGGATCACCGCCCTTGTCGTGCCACCGCTCGCCTTTGTAGCCCTGTTTATCGTCTACCCAATCGTTTCTGCCTTTGCCTACGCATTCTTTGATTGGCAGGGGCTGCGCCGCGGTGATTTCGTGGGACTTGAGAACTTCCACACGGTGCTCTTCGTCGAACCTTATCGGAGCTGGACGCTCAACGCCTTCAAGAACAATGTTATTGTGTTCTTTGCGCTTATGGTGCTGCAGAACGGACTGGGGTTCCTGCTGGCGTATGCCTTGTGGCGCGAGCTGCCAGGTGCACGGTTTCACCGCGTGGCCGTGTTCCTGCCGGTCGTGCTCTCAACAGTTATTGTCGGTTATCTCTTCAAGCTCTTCCTTCACCCGCTGTTCGGTGTGGTCAACATTACCCTGCGTGGGGTGGGTCTTGATTGGCTGGCGCAGCCATGGCTGGGCCAGAGCGACACCGCCCTGTTCTCGCTGATTGCTGCCCAAGCCTGGCACATGGTGGGGTTTCCCACTCTTGTGTTTCTGGCTGGCATGCAGCGCATCCCCAGTGAGGTACTGGATGCGGTGCGCATGGAAACCCAAAGCGAGTGGGTCAAGATCACCAAGATCGTCTGGCCGCTGGTTGCCCCCAGCGCCACGATCGTCTTCACGCTTCTGTTCGTGGGCGCCTTCAATTGGTTCGAGCTCCCCTACATCATGGCAGGTCTCGACGGATCGCCCTTTGGCTCCACCGATGTTCTGGGCCTTTATTTCTACCGAACAGCATTTGGCAATGTTTCGGCCGGCCAACAGAATTTCGGGCTCGGCAGTGCCTTGGCCGTGTTGATCTTCGTCTTCATCGCATTCGTCGCCACATTCATCACCATCCGGCTGCGCGCGCGGGAGATCCAGGTATGA
- a CDS encoding ABC transporter permease: MKQLLHNRKAVVGVTILLVIVLIAIFAPLLTEYSPTQRVGRPHQPPSADYWLGTTRLGHDVFTRLIYGARVSLAVGFGAGLLITVIGTVLGIIAGYKGGAIDELINFFTNMVLVVPNLPLLLVIAAFIGQASPLVIALILGFTSWAWGVRVTRSETLSIRQRDFVKSAEMLSEPSWRIMALEIFPNLISIVGINFIGSVIFAVITEATLEFLGLGDPNTVSWGIMLYNAQNASALSVGAWWDLLSPCFALAILGLGLALINFAIDEIANPRLRTGGMLNRWTRMVREGEGKL, translated from the coding sequence CTGAAACAACTGCTGCACAACAGAAAGGCAGTGGTGGGCGTCACCATCCTCCTCGTCATTGTGTTGATTGCGATATTTGCGCCTCTGCTGACCGAATACAGCCCCACCCAGCGCGTCGGCCGTCCGCACCAGCCACCGTCCGCCGACTACTGGCTTGGCACCACCCGCCTGGGCCACGACGTCTTCACCCGCCTGATCTATGGCGCCCGCGTTTCCCTGGCTGTTGGCTTTGGCGCTGGCCTCCTGATCACCGTGATCGGCACAGTTCTGGGTATCATTGCTGGCTACAAGGGCGGCGCCATCGACGAACTGATCAACTTCTTCACCAATATGGTGCTGGTCGTTCCCAACCTGCCATTGCTCCTGGTTATCGCCGCCTTTATCGGTCAGGCGAGCCCCCTGGTTATCGCGCTTATCTTGGGCTTTACCTCTTGGGCCTGGGGCGTGCGCGTCACCCGTTCGGAAACGCTGTCCATCCGGCAGCGCGACTTTGTCAAATCCGCCGAAATGCTGAGCGAGCCGTCCTGGCGGATCATGGCGCTCGAGATTTTTCCCAATCTGATTTCCATCGTTGGTATCAACTTCATCGGCAGCGTCATTTTTGCCGTGATCACCGAGGCGACGCTGGAATTCCTCGGCCTGGGCGACCCCAATACGGTCTCCTGGGGCATCATGCTCTACAATGCTCAGAATGCTTCGGCCCTTTCCGTCGGCGCCTGGTGGGACCTACTGTCCCCCTGCTTTGCGCTCGCCATCCTTGGCCTGGGCCTGGCGCTGATCAATTTCGCCATCGATGAAATCGCCAATCCGCGCCTGCGCACCGGTGGCATGCTCAATCGCTGGACCCGCATGGTCCGCGAGGGCGAGGGCAAGCTATGA
- a CDS encoding extracellular solute-binding protein gives MKTNIIRIGAALAALCIAAPALAQDLTFWSWRQEDRAAYEQFIETFEAANPGITVTFETFEATNYNTILSTALAGGTGPDVMMVRAYGGLENVASAGYLEPLTTETVPALAEFAEPAIAAESMRADGAIYAVPFASQTQLVIYNQDIFDANGLEEPQTWEELKAASQTLLDAGVIPFANGTATAWQNETVTFGLGSSLMGKDFYDELMAGTTDFTDERFTNALSEVADVAGQYFADGFIGLDYPSAQQLFSSGMAAMFVGGSYELATFRAQNPDLELGVFAAPGETAEDAKLVGLYFDGGYAVNAASPNKEAAVKFLNYLASPEFGQAFADTLNNVSAVPGVQFNDPLLAEVNELNQSSIPYLMLVHFRYGEPSGSVLIQSEMQKLFAGETTPEEIGNALTSGLAAWYEPFQD, from the coding sequence ATGAAGACCAACATCATTCGCATCGGCGCAGCCTTGGCTGCACTCTGTATCGCCGCACCTGCCCTGGCGCAGGATCTCACCTTCTGGAGCTGGCGGCAGGAAGACCGGGCTGCCTACGAGCAGTTCATCGAAACCTTCGAAGCGGCCAACCCTGGTATCACCGTGACCTTCGAGACCTTCGAGGCCACCAACTACAACACCATTCTGTCCACAGCGCTTGCTGGCGGCACCGGGCCGGACGTCATGATGGTGCGTGCCTATGGTGGTCTGGAGAACGTCGCTTCGGCAGGTTATCTAGAGCCGCTGACCACCGAAACGGTACCGGCTCTCGCCGAGTTCGCCGAGCCCGCCATTGCGGCTGAAAGCATGCGCGCCGACGGCGCCATTTATGCAGTGCCCTTTGCCAGTCAGACCCAGCTGGTGATCTACAACCAGGACATCTTCGACGCGAACGGCCTCGAAGAGCCGCAGACCTGGGAAGAACTGAAGGCCGCCAGCCAGACCCTGCTCGACGCCGGCGTCATTCCCTTCGCCAACGGCACAGCGACGGCCTGGCAGAACGAGACCGTGACCTTCGGGCTCGGCTCCTCGCTCATGGGCAAGGACTTCTACGACGAGCTGATGGCCGGGACCACCGACTTCACCGACGAACGGTTCACCAATGCCCTGAGCGAAGTGGCTGACGTTGCGGGGCAGTACTTCGCAGACGGTTTCATCGGCCTTGACTATCCTTCTGCCCAGCAACTCTTCAGCTCAGGCATGGCCGCCATGTTCGTCGGCGGTTCCTACGAACTGGCGACGTTCCGTGCACAGAACCCTGACCTTGAACTGGGCGTCTTTGCGGCTCCGGGGGAGACTGCCGAGGACGCGAAGCTGGTTGGCCTCTATTTTGATGGTGGCTATGCCGTCAATGCTGCCAGCCCCAACAAGGAAGCTGCGGTCAAGTTCCTCAACTATCTGGCGAGCCCGGAATTCGGCCAGGCCTTCGCGGACACACTGAACAATGTTTCAGCTGTGCCAGGCGTGCAGTTCAATGACCCGCTGCTGGCCGAAGTCAATGAGCTCAATCAGTCGTCCATCCCTTACCTGATGCTGGTGCATTTCCGCTATGGCGAGCCTTCTGGATCGGTCCTCATCCAGTCCGAGATGCAGAAGCTCTTCGCCGGTGAGACGACGCCAGAGGAAATCGGCAATGCCCTGACCAGCGGTCTTGCCGCTTGGTACGAGCCTTTCCAGGACTAA